GGCCGGCAACGTGGTGATGTACGACCGAACGGACAAGGTGTTGGAGCTGGACCGGTCCTGTGTCATGGCGATCGCGGGCGTGCCGGCCACCGCCTACGAGATGGCCCGTATTCTGGAACATTCCTTCAAGTACTACCGCCGCACGCAACTCCGGGAATTGAGTTTCGAGGGGAAGTTGCGGGCCCTGTCCAAATTGCTCAAGGACAACGTTCCCGCCGCCCTCTCCGGCACCGGCGCGGTGGCGCCGATCTTCGCAGGTTACGATAAGGAAGAGGAAACGGCCAAGATCTACTTCTATGACATTCTCGGCGCGGAATTCGAGGGAGCGGAGTATGCGGTTTCCGGCTCCGGCTCGCCGATCATCCGCGGGATTCTGCATTATCTGAACACCTGGGGCGGGCAGCCGTTCAAGACCCTGTCCGAAGAACGAGCCGTCGAACAGGCGCTCCGCCTTCTGACCAGCGCGGCGGAATTCGACTCCGCCACCGGCGGCGTCAATCGGGAAGCCGGTCTCTATCCCGTCGTCAAATGTATCACGCCGGCCGGGATCGTCACGGTGCCTGATGAGCGATTGAAGGGTCTCTTTGAGACGAAGGTAGCTTGTCATGTATGAGGAGCCCTACCGATGGGTTGAAGCGGTCGCGAACCGGCGCCAGTACCTGGACGACCAATTTAGGGAAGGCAGTCCGGTGGTCGGCCTGGCCTATGACGGCGGCGTTCTTCTGTTGACGGTCAGCAAGGGCACGCCCAAGCTGTATGAAATCTACGACCGTCTGGCGCTGGGCGGCATGGGACATCCCGCCGATTTGGAGAAGCTGCGCTTCTCGCTCCTCGAAACGGCCCATGTCGAAGGATTCAACCGGTCTCCTTCCGACGTGACCGGCCTGCGAATGGTCAAGTATGGGATGGCCCCCCTGCTGAAACAGGCGTTCGAAGAAGTGTTCAAGGCGCCGTTTATCGCGAAACTGTTGCTGGCCGAATTGGGGACGAAAACCGGTGTCTCCTCGTTCCTCACGGTCGAGTACGACGGCACGTTTGAGGAGGAGACGCACTGCGCGGCCTTGGCGGCGACATCGGCCGCTCGACGGTCGATGCTCGACTTCCTCAAACGGACGGCTTCTGAGCGGGCGCCGCTTGATCGCGCCGTGGCAAGCGCTCTTCAGGCCTGGGCCGTCGGCGATTTGGCTCAACGCCGGGCCCAAGCCGATGAGTCGGAAACGACGCAACGGACCGTCACGGACGACCGCGCCGAATTGCTCGCGCACTTGCGGGAACGGGTCTTGGGCAAGACGATCGAATGCGCGCTGTTGGATCACAATGAACGGGGCCCCTCCAAATATCGGACATTGACGCAGGATGACATGGCTCGGCTGGCGCCTCCCGACTTCAAGACCGCCCTGTTCACCTGACATGCTCAACCGGATTTTTGGCCTGGAAACCGAATACGGGCTGCTGATCCATCAGGACCAACCGGACCATTCGCCCGCCTGGTTTGCGCATCACATTCGCGACCATGTGTTTCGCACCCAGCGGCGGGGTGTGCTGGATCTTCACCGGCGGGGGCACGACGAGCCGCCGGGCAACGGCGGGTTTTTGACGAACGCCGGCAGGCTCTATCTCGACATGGGCCATTTGG
This sequence is a window from Candidatus Nitrospira inopinata. Protein-coding genes within it:
- a CDS encoding proteasome subunit alpha, which codes for MLSDFYQLLKERGYRLCAPVSDGRAADIPKATTIVAFKYRDGVLVAGDRRATAGNVVMYDRTDKVLELDRSCVMAIAGVPATAYEMARILEHSFKYYRRTQLRELSFEGKLRALSKLLKDNVPAALSGTGAVAPIFAGYDKEEETAKIYFYDILGAEFEGAEYAVSGSGSPIIRGILHYLNTWGGQPFKTLSEERAVEQALRLLTSAAEFDSATGGVNREAGLYPVVKCITPAGIVTVPDERLKGLFETKVACHV